A genome region from Rhodothermales bacterium includes the following:
- a CDS encoding T9SS type A sorting domain-containing protein, whose amino-acid sequence MNAKPDARRIRLCILISIVWLISVSHGSNTHAQSFTRVTDVGPIVTDQILSTGAAWNDINGDGFLDMFALGETQNLLYVNDGDGTFTAQTSGNFLTPEGVGNAALWADYNNDGFQDLFISNFVTMAGGTQLASNALFRNSGPPDYTLEMVNIGPELNASPSASWVDYDQDGDVDLFSAGARVEVGGEATGDLFYRQDAGGVFTRIEFLPFTALRPGVGTHDTWVDYDGDGDQDLFVVIWSSTNKLYKSLLEESGNPNRFDVVTTSGLTTDGAVSDIGSSWGDYDDDGDFDVFIPILSSSDRLYRNDGDGTFTRITSTPVTSGRSVMGVWGDADNDGDLDLYTGSRSPVLYVNDGNGGFEAVPASEDGDLSLPPPALQGGNWGDYDNDGDLDLFLLTYAIPANRDGSPQPNHLLRNDGGTANHWITIQCVGALSNRSAIGARVSVKRTVNGIPKWQHRMISGGTTSFVFHGDNRAHFGLGEASVVDSIRIAWPSGIEQVAVNEDVDQILTIVEEIPDGFSRANFYADQTAASGQSSLTVQFTDASLVDPNNQVVSWEWDLDGDGSNDAFIQNPTWTYSVSEDIAFSVRLTISNGVTSSTLLREEYITFEGVSTGADEQDAVLPQEIKLGQNYPNPFNPTTKIPISVRSTVDVQLNIYDVLGKRERRLFSGTLLPGTYSLSWDSTRDDGSHVASGMYLYELATSRGVKMYGRLMLVR is encoded by the coding sequence GTGAACGCTAAGCCAGACGCCCGACGGATTAGACTGTGCATTCTGATATCGATTGTGTGGTTGATCTCGGTCTCTCACGGGAGCAATACTCATGCTCAGTCTTTCACGCGCGTTACAGATGTGGGTCCGATCGTAACGGACCAGATTCTAAGTACCGGAGCAGCCTGGAACGACATCAACGGCGATGGTTTTCTCGACATGTTTGCCCTCGGAGAAACCCAGAACCTCTTGTATGTAAACGACGGGGATGGAACGTTCACCGCTCAAACCTCCGGCAACTTCCTGACACCTGAGGGAGTGGGCAACGCCGCTCTATGGGCAGACTACAACAACGACGGATTCCAGGATTTATTTATCTCAAACTTTGTCACGATGGCCGGCGGGACTCAGCTCGCATCCAATGCCCTGTTCAGGAATTCGGGACCTCCCGATTATACGCTTGAGATGGTCAACATCGGACCAGAATTGAACGCTTCGCCGTCGGCGAGCTGGGTAGACTACGACCAGGATGGAGACGTCGACCTTTTCTCTGCTGGAGCCAGAGTTGAAGTCGGTGGTGAGGCCACAGGTGATCTGTTTTATCGGCAAGATGCAGGGGGCGTCTTTACCAGGATTGAATTTCTCCCGTTCACGGCACTCAGGCCAGGAGTCGGCACCCACGATACCTGGGTGGATTATGACGGCGATGGAGATCAAGATCTGTTTGTCGTGATCTGGTCATCAACGAATAAGCTGTACAAGAGCCTGCTCGAGGAATCCGGAAATCCGAATCGTTTTGATGTCGTCACCACGAGCGGGCTAACAACCGACGGAGCCGTTTCGGACATCGGGTCGTCCTGGGGTGACTACGACGATGACGGTGACTTCGATGTCTTTATTCCCATCCTGAGTAGTTCTGATCGTCTTTACAGAAACGATGGAGACGGCACTTTTACGCGCATTACCAGCACTCCGGTAACGTCTGGAAGGAGCGTCATGGGAGTTTGGGGAGACGCTGACAACGACGGGGACCTGGACCTGTACACCGGATCGCGTTCACCGGTTCTATATGTGAACGACGGGAACGGGGGATTTGAAGCTGTCCCGGCCTCGGAGGACGGGGATCTTTCACTCCCCCCTCCTGCACTTCAGGGTGGCAACTGGGGGGACTATGACAACGACGGTGATCTGGATCTTTTCCTGTTGACATATGCCATTCCGGCAAATCGAGATGGATCGCCACAGCCAAACCATTTGCTTCGCAATGACGGCGGTACCGCTAACCACTGGATTACAATACAGTGTGTCGGAGCGCTTTCGAATAGATCGGCTATTGGTGCCCGGGTAAGCGTGAAGCGCACTGTAAACGGCATTCCAAAATGGCAGCACAGGATGATCTCCGGTGGAACAACGTCCTTTGTTTTTCATGGAGACAATCGAGCGCATTTCGGATTGGGAGAAGCATCAGTCGTGGACTCGATTAGGATAGCCTGGCCATCGGGAATAGAACAGGTCGCCGTAAACGAAGACGTTGACCAGATTTTGACAATCGTTGAGGAGATACCCGACGGATTTAGCCGTGCCAATTTTTACGCCGATCAAACGGCTGCATCCGGACAGTCGTCACTGACCGTGCAGTTCACTGACGCATCTCTAGTCGATCCGAATAATCAGGTCGTTTCGTGGGAGTGGGACCTTGATGGCGATGGTTCAAATGATGCGTTCATTCAAAACCCAACGTGGACGTACTCTGTGTCAGAAGACATTGCATTTTCCGTACGACTTACGATATCGAACGGGGTGACGTCGTCAACGTTACTCAGAGAAGAGTACATAACATTTGAAGGGGTCAGCACTGGAGCAGATGAACAGGATGCCGTACTTCCGCAAGAAATTAAACTCGGTCAAAACTATCCGAATCCTTTTAACCCGACCACGAAGATTCCCATCAGCGTACGAAGTACTGTAGACGTTCAACTGAATATCTATGACGTTCTGGGCAAGCGGGAAAGGCGTCTCTTCTCTGGCACGCTCTTGCCCGGGACGTATTCCTTGAGCTGGGATTCCACACGAGATGACGGTAGTCATGTTGCCAGTGGCATGTACCTCTATGAGCTCGCAACGAGCCGAGGGGTCAAGATGTACGGCAGGCTAATGTTGGTCAGATGA
- a CDS encoding isoprenylcysteine carboxylmethyltransferase family protein: protein MFALVRGVTYATVFIGLVLVFVPARILSASGIVAPAMTGTLQVAGMIVTASGAALAVWCVLAFAIVGKGTPAPFDPPRQLVIRGPYGRVRNPMYIGAGLALAGVGFYFESVQVFGYTAAFFVITHLFVVLYEEPTLKRMFGDEYDEYRKSVRRWWPK, encoded by the coding sequence ATGTTTGCCCTGGTCCGCGGCGTGACGTACGCGACAGTCTTCATCGGACTGGTTCTCGTATTCGTTCCGGCACGAATCCTGTCGGCGTCCGGAATCGTTGCGCCCGCCATGACCGGTACATTGCAGGTGGCCGGGATGATCGTAACGGCTTCCGGGGCTGCACTCGCGGTATGGTGCGTGCTCGCGTTCGCCATCGTGGGCAAAGGCACTCCGGCACCGTTCGATCCACCTCGCCAACTCGTGATTCGCGGGCCGTACGGCCGCGTACGCAATCCAATGTACATCGGTGCGGGCCTGGCTCTTGCAGGTGTCGGCTTCTACTTCGAGTCGGTGCAAGTATTCGGCTACACGGCCGCCTTCTTCGTTATCACGCACCTCTTCGTTGTGCTGTACGAGGAACCGACTCTGAAGCGGATGTTTGGAGACGAGTATGACGAGTATCGCAAGTCGGTGCGTCGCTGGTGGCCGAAATAG
- the nuoB gene encoding NADH-quinone oxidoreductase subunit NuoB, which yields MKTGLDRLLGETSALTTRVDVVFNWARSNSLMPLPMGLSCCGIEMMSSFCPGYDMGRFGSESFRFSPRQADVLFVAGWCSYKISHVLRRIWDQMADPKWCIAMGACASSGGMHRCYGVVQGVDNFLPVDVYIPGCPPRPEALQHALMDIQEMIRNEYTVTLDYASGRGPG from the coding sequence GTGAAAACAGGATTAGATCGATTGTTGGGTGAGACGTCAGCCCTCACGACACGCGTGGATGTCGTGTTCAACTGGGCTCGATCGAACTCGCTTATGCCCCTGCCGATGGGACTCTCCTGTTGCGGCATCGAAATGATGTCGTCTTTCTGCCCCGGCTACGACATGGGCCGGTTCGGGAGTGAGTCGTTTCGCTTTTCGCCGCGTCAGGCGGATGTGCTTTTCGTCGCTGGATGGTGCTCCTACAAAATCTCGCACGTCCTGCGTCGCATCTGGGATCAGATGGCTGATCCCAAGTGGTGCATCGCCATGGGAGCATGTGCATCATCGGGCGGAATGCACCGTTGTTACGGCGTAGTCCAGGGGGTCGACAATTTTCTTCCTGTTGATGTGTACATCCCGGGCTGCCCCCCAAGGCCCGAAGCCTTGCAACACGCACTGATGGATATTCAGGAAATGATCAGGAATGAATACACCGTCACGCTCGACTATGCCTCTGGACGCGGACCAGGGTAG